The Amycolatopsis coloradensis sequence CCGCGCGGCCCGGCGGGGCACGCTCGATCCGTCGCGCACGCTCCGCGCCATGCTGGCCGGGGGCGGCGAGCCCGTGCGCCTGGCGTACCGGCGGAAGGGGGTCAAACCGCGCCGCGTGGTCCTCCTGATCGACGTCTCCGGCTCGATGGGGCCGTACGCCGACTCCCTGTTGCGGTTCGCGCACGTCGTGGCGCGGCGCGCTCCGGGCAGGGTCGAGGTGTTCACCCTGGGCACCCGGCTCACCAGGGTCTCCCGCCAGCTCCGCCTGCGCGATCCGGAGCACGCGATGCTCGCCGCGGCCGCCGCGGTCCCCGATTTCGCGGGCGGGACGAGGCTCGGCGAGACCCTGCGGGCGTTCCTCGACCGGTGGGGACAACGCGGTGTGGCCAGGCGATCCGTGGTCACCGTGTTCTCCGACGGCTGGGAACGGGGCGACCCCGGCCTGCTCGGCGAGCAGCTAGCCAGGCTGCGGCGGCTCGCGCACGTCGTATTCTGGGTGAATCCGCACGCGGGGCGGGCGGGTTACGCTCCCGTGCAGTCCGGCATCGTGGCCGCGCTCCCGTACCTCGATCGGCTGCTCGCCGGGCACAGCTTGGCCACATTGGAACGACTGCTGGTGGAGATCGCCGATGCGTGACGTACTGGACGAACTGCACCGCCGCTGGGCGGCAGGCGAGACGGTGGGGGTCGGCACCGTGGTGGCGACGTTCTCGTCGGCGCCGCGGAGCCCGGGCGCGGCGATGCTCGTCGCCCCGGACGGCACGGTCACCGGCAGCGTTTCCGGCGGCTGCGTCGAAGGTGCCGTCTACGAGCTCGCACAGCAGGTGGTCGCCGAACGCGCGCCCGTGCTGCAGCGCTACGGCGTGTCCGACGACGACGCGTTCGCCGTCGGGCTGACCTGCGGCGGGATCATCGACATCTACGTCCAGCACATCGACCGCGACTCGATGCCGGAGCTCGGAGAGGTCGTCGAATCGGTCCACAGTGGACAGCCGGTCGCCGTGGTCACGGTGATCGAGCACGAACGGGACGGTCTGGTCGGCGAGCATCTGGTCGTCTGGCCTGATCGTGTCGCGGGGTCACTCGGTTCGTCGCGGATGGACGACGCCGTCGTCGACGACGCGCGCGGCATGCTCGCCGGCGGCCGCACGGGCACCCTGCACTACGGGCCGGACGGGCAGCGCCGCGGCGAGGGGATGACGGTCTTCGTCAATTCCTTCGAACCGCCCGCGCGCCTGCTGGTCTTCGGCGCGATCGACTTCGCCGCCGCGATGGCGAAGATGGGCGCGTACCTCGGCTACCAGGTCACGGTCTGCGACGCGCGGCCCGTGTTCGCGACGAAGAGCCGGTTCCCCGACGCGGACGAGGTCGTCGTCGATTGGCCGCATCGCTACCTCAAGGCCGAGGCCGAAGCCGGCCGGGTCGACGGCCGCACCGCGATCGCCGTGCTCACCCACGACCCGAAGTTCGACGTGCCGCTGCTGGAGGTCGCGTTGCGGCTCGACGTCGGCTACGTCGGCGCGATGGGCTCGCGCAAGACCCACGACGACCGGTTCGCGCGGCTGCGTGAAGCCGGGGTCACCGAGGCGGAACTCGAACGGCTGTCCTCGCCGATCGGCCTCGATCTCGGCGCGCGGACCCCCGAGGAGACCGCGGTGTCGATCGCGGCGGAGATCATCGCGCTGCGGTGGAGCGGTTCTGGCTCGCGGCTCGCCGAGCTCAGCGGCCGGATCCACGGCTGACGCCGGGCACCGGGATCGCCTGACTCGACTTGACCACTTCGAAGGCGGGCAGGGTTTCGAACCGTTTGACGTGCTTGTCGAACAGCTTCCTGGACAGGTACCGGCTCGCCTTGAGATCCGGGGTGAGCAGGACGACGACGTAGTCCCACTGCCCGACGATGCTGTAGCAGTGCTGGACGCGGGGCTCGGCCAGCATGCGCTCGCGGAAGGCCGTGTGGCTTTTCTCGTCGTCGTCGGTCAGCGCGACCAGGATGACCGACGTCATCCCCGCGCCGAGCGTCTCCGGATCGAGCACGGCGACCTCGGCGCGGATCACGCCCGCGGCGCGCAGCCGGGTCAGCCGCCGCTGGACCGCGCTGGGGGAGAGGCCGATGGCGTCGCCCAGATCGTGCAGGGGGCGGGCGGCGTCGGCCTGGACGAGGTCGAGCAGCCGATGGTCGATCTCGTCGAGAGGCACGCAAGATTTTTGCACGCGGACGGGAAAATTTACAATCGCCATGATCGGCTCCCCGCCTAGCTTGAACGTCATGACCGACATCGACCTGAAGCTGGACAACGTCGCCGAGGCGGCGAAGGTGATCGATCCCGTTTTCCTGGACTCCCCGCAGTACGGCGACGAACAGCTGAACGAGCGGCTCGGCCGGAACGTGCTGGTGAAGATCGAGACACTGAATCCCTTGCGCAGCTTCAAAGGCCGGGGCGCGGACTACTTCGCGGCCGGGCTGGAGCCGGGCACCACGATGGTGTGCGGGACCAGCGGCAACTTCGGGCAGGCCGTCGCTTTCGCCGCCAGGAAGCGCGGTTTGCGGGCCGAGGTGTTCGTCCCGGCCGACATCTCCCCGGTCAAACTGCGGCGGATGAAGACCTTGGGGGCGAGGGTGCGCCGGGTGGAGGGCGAGGCGAAGGACGCCGCGGCCGCCTTCGCCGCCGAAGCGCCGGACCGTGTCTTCGTGGTCGATGGCCGTGAGCCCGCGATCTCCGAAGGGGCGGGCACGATCGGCCTGGAACTGGCGGAGGCGGGCCGGATCGACACGGTCGTGCTTCCGGTCGGCGACGGCGCGCTGATCGCCGGCGTCGCGCTCTGGCTCAAGGCGCACACACCGGACGTCCGGGTCGTCGGCGTCGGGACCACGTCGGCGCGGGCGATGGCGACGAGCTGGCGGGCCGGTGAGCCGGTCACCGTCGACCGGGTGAATTCGTTCGCCGGTGGCATCTCGATCCGCACCCCGGAACCCGAATCCATCCGGCGGATGCGGTCGCTGGTCGACGACTTCGTACTGGTCGAGGACAACGATCTGCGCGCGGCCATGCGACTGGGCGCGGAGACCCTCGGTGTGCTCCCGGAACCCGCGGGCGCTGCCGGCCTGGCCGCGCTGACCGTGCACGACATCCCGGGGGACTTGGTCGCCACCGTGATCACCGGCGCGAACGCGACTTGGCCTCGTGAGTGGCTAGGACGGTTCTAACCGTCCTAACCAGTCACGAGTCGGTAAGACCCCCCGGCGGGGGTTGATCTGGAGGGGGCCAGCGTAGCACCCTCGGCTGTGAGTCCGATCACGGTCGCTCCGGGGTCGGTCCGTGACAACCGAATGACCGGCCGTTCCCGAACGACCCCCGGACCAGCGCGGGGTTTCTCTTGCTTTTGGAGGCCTGATGCGCATCACCGTCACCGTCGACGGCACCAGCTACACAGACGACGTCGAGCCCCGCACCCTCCTCGTGCACCATCTGCGCGAACGGCTCGGGAAGGTAGGCACCGTGGTCGGTTGCGACACCAGCAACTGCGGCGCCTGCACCGTCCACCTCGACGGGCACAGCGTGAAATCCTGTTCGGTACTCGCGGTCCAGGCCGACGGCTGCGAGGTCACCACGATCGAGGGACTCGCCCGCGACGGCGAACTGCATCCCGTTCAGAAGGCCTTCCACGAGAACCACGCGCTCCAGTGCGGTTTCTGCACCCCCGGCATGATCATGCAGTCGATCGACCTGCTCGCCGACAATCCCGATCCGGACGAGCAGGCGGTCCGTGAAGGCCTCGAAGGCAACCTGTGCCGCTGCACGGGCTACCAGAACATCGTCCGCGCGGTGCGCGACGCCGCCCACGAGATGCGGCCCGGCGCCGGTCCCGAGGCCGAGCGGCTCGCTTCGGACACCGCTTCCCATGTCGGCGCGGGTGGTGAGTGATGACCTCCACGATCGAACCGGAGGTCGGCAAGTCCCGTCGCCGCAAGGAGGACGAGCGCCTCATCACCGGCAGGACCCGCTGGACCGACAACCTGACCCTGCCCGGCATGCTGCACCTCGCGGTGCTCCGCAGCCCGTTCGCGCACGCCAAGATCGTCTCGATCGACGTCACCGAGGCGAAGTCCGCGCCCGGTGTGGTCGCGGTGTTCACCGGGAAGGACCTCGACCCCGAGGGCGCCATCGGGATGCCTTGCGCGTGGCCGATCACGCCGGACATGAAGTCGCCGAGGCGGCCCATCCTCGCCTCGGACACGGTGAATTTCGCCGGTGAGGGGGTCGCGGTGGTCGTCGCCCGCACCTCGGCCGAGGCACACGACGCCCTCGAAATGATCGACGTCGACTACGACGAACTGCCGGTCGTCCTCGGCCTCGAGAACGCGCTCGCCGAGGGCGCGCCGCTGGTGCACGAGGATCTCGCCACGAACCGGAACGCGTTCTGGGTCTTCGATTCCGCCGACGCGGGAACGGGTTCCAGTGTCGAAGACGCGATCTCGAACTCCGAAGTCGTGCTCAAGCGGCGGTTCCGTCAGCAGCGGCTGGTGCCGGCGTTCATGGAACCGCGGGCGTGCGTGGTCGACCCGACGGGCAACCAGCTGGTCATGTGGTCGGCCACCCAGGTCCCGCACATCCTCAAGACGATGACCGCGGCCACGCTCGGTCTTCCCGAGCACAAGGTGCGGGTGATCGCGCCCGACGTCGGCGGCGGGTTCGGCGGCAAGATCGCCGTGCTGCCCGAAGAGATGATGTCGACGCTCATCGCGCAGCGGCTGGGCAAACCGGTCAAGTGGACCGAGTCCCGTTCGGAGACGATGGTCGCCGCGCACCACGGCCGCGACCAGATCCAGGACATCACCATCACCGCGAACCGCGACGGCACGGTGACCGGCCTGAAGGTCGAACTGCTCGCCGACATGGGCGCGTACCTCGGCCTCGTCGGCCCCGGCGTGCCGATCCTCGGCGCGTTCATGTTCAACGCGATCTACAAGTTCCCGGCGTACCACTTCGCCTGCACCAACGTGTTCACCAACACCACGCTCACCGACGCGTATCGCGGCGCCGGGCGGCCGGAGGCCACGTTCGGGATCGAGCGGATGATGGACGAACTCGCCGTCGAACTGGGCATGGACCCGATGGAGATCCGCGAGAAGAACTGGATCAAGCACGAGGAGTTCCCGTTCACCACGGTGGCCGGGCTGACCTACGACTCGGGCAACTACGAGGCCGCGACAGCCAAGGCCAAGGAGCTCTTCGACTACGACGGGCTCCGCCGCGAGCAGAAGGAACGGCGGGAATCGGGCGACCCGGTCCAGCTCGGCATCGGCATCTCGACGTTCACCGAGATGTGCGGTCTCGCGCCGTCGCGGGTGCTCGGCTCGCTGGACTACGCGGCGGGCGGCTGGGAGCACGCGGAGATCCGCGTGCTGCCCACCGGCAAGATCGAGGTCATCACCGGCGCCTCCGCGCACGGCCAGGGCCATGAGACGGCGTGGAGCCAGATCGTCGCCGACAAACTCGGCGTCCCGTTCGAGGACATCGAGGTCATCCACGGCGACACCCAGTCCTCGCACAAGGGCCTGGACACCTACGGCTCCCGGTCGCTGGTGGTCGGCGGGATCGCGGTGGTCAAGGCGGCGGACAAGGTGCTCGCCAAGGCCAAGCCGATCGCGGCGCATCTGATGGAGTGCGCCGAGGACGACCTCGAATTCTCGGCGGGCAAGTTCTCGGTCAAGGGCACGGATTCCTCGACGTCCATCCAGGACATCGCGTGGGCCGTGTTCTCGGCGCACAACCTGCCGGACGGGGTCGAACCGTCGCTGGATTCGTCGGACACGTTCGATCCGGAGAACTTCTCGTTCCCGCACGGCACGCATCTGTGCGCGGCCGAGGTCGACACCGAGACCGGGCGCGTGCGGTTGCGCTCCTATGTCTGCGTCGACGACGTCGGCGTGGCCGTCAACCCGCTGATCGTCGAGGGCCAGGTGCACGGCGGGCTCGCGCAGGGCATCGCGCAGGCGTTGTTCGAGGAGGCCGTCCACGACGAAGGCGGCACGCTGACCACGGGGACCTTCGCCGACTACCTGCTCCCGTCGGCGGCGGATCTGCCCAGCTTCACCACCGACCGCACCGAGACACCGTCGACGACGAACCCGTTGGGCGCCAAGGGAGTCGGGGAGGCGGGCACGATCGCCTCGACCCCGGCGGTGGTCAACGCCGTCATCGACGCCGTCCGGCACTTCGGGGTGAACGACATCGAAATGCCGTTGACCCCGATGCGGGTCTGGCACGCCATCCAGCACGGGTCGGCCGCCGCGGGCGGGCTGGGCTCCGAAGCCGGTGGCGGTCTCGGTTCGATCGACGCCACCGGAGGTGCGCAGTGATCCCGGCCCCGTTCGAGTACGTCGCCCCGTCCACAGTGGACGAAGCGATCAGCGCGCTCGCCGAGGCGGGCGAAGACGCCAAGGTACTGGCGGGTGGGCAAAGCCTGCTGCCGGTGCTGAGGATGCGGCTCGCCACGCCGACCACGCTGGTGGACCTCGGGAAGGTCGCCGAGCTGCGCGGCGTCCGTGAAGACGGCGACGTGCTGGTGATCGGCTCGATGACCACGCATTACGACGTCCAGCGGGACGCGCTGGTCGCCGAGCACGCCGCGTTGCTCAAGGCCGCCACCGACACGGTGGCCGATCCGCAGATCCGCCACCGCGGCACGTTCGGCGGCGCCCTCGCGCACGCCGATCCCGCCGGTGACCTGCTGGCTCCCGTGCTCGCGCTCGGCTGCGAACTCGTCGTCGCCGGGCCGGGCGGACGGCGGACGGTCGCCGCTGCGGACTTCTTCCAGGACATGTTCACCACCGCGCTCGCCGCGGACGAACTCCTGGTCGAGGTCCGGGTGCCGAAGCACACCGGCTGGCACGCCCACTACGAGAAGTTCAACCGGGTCGCGCAGGCGTGGTCGATGGTCGCGGTCGCGGCCTGTGTCCGCACCGAGGCGGGCACCATCGAGGAGGCGCGGGTCGCGCTGACCAACATGGGCTCGACCCCGGTACGGGCGGCCGGGGTCGAGGAGGCCTTGGTCGGCTGCGCGGCCACCGCCGAGGCGATCCGCGGCGCGGCCGAACGCGCGGCCGAGGGCACGAACCCCACGGCCGACGGCAACTCCGACGTCGAATACCGGCAGCACCTCGCGCGGGTGCTGACCGGCCGGGCGGTCCTCGCCGCGGCGGGTTCTTAGATACAGAGAGAGGAGGTCGGCCCGTGCGGCTCGACCACGAATTCACCGTTCCCGCCCCGGTCGGCGAGGTCTGGAAGGCCGTCGTCGACCCGGAACGAGTGGCGCCGTGCATGCCGGGCGCCACCGTCACCGAAGTCGACGGGGACGCCTTCAAAGGCACGGTGAAGGTCAAGCTCGGGCCGATCTCCCTGCTCTACAAGGGAACCGGCCACTTCGTCGAGAAGGACGCCGACGCCAGGAAGGTGGTGATCAAGGCAGCGGGCAAGGACGCGCGGGGAGCGGGCACGGCCTCGGCGACGGTGACGCTCACCCTGACCGAGAAGGACGGCGTCACCCATGGCGCCGTCGCCACGGAGCTGGCGGTCACCGGCAAGCCGGCGCAGTTCGGGCGCGGGATGATCTCCGAGGTCGGCGGCAAGATCCTCGACTCGTTCGCGGACTGCCTGTCCGGCAAGCTCGCCACCACGCCCGAGCCCGAAAAACCCCAGGAACGCCCGCCGTTGCAAGCGGTCAAGCCGATGACGGAGGGCGAAGCCATCGACCTGATGGAGTACGCGGGCGGATCCGTGGTCAAACGAGTGGCGCCGGTGCTGGTGGCGCTCGCCGGGGTGCTCCTGGTCGTCGCGATCGTGCGGGCTGTGACGCAGCGGACGAAATAGCCGCTTCGCCCAGCCGTTGAACCCGGTATGAAGGCGGATCACGAAGTCGACGTGGCGGTGATCGGGGCGGGCCAGGCGGGTCTGTCGGCGGCGTACCACCTGCGCCGCGCGGGATTCGGCAACGAGGCGGGTTTCGTCGTGCTCGACCACGGCAAACGGCCCGGTGGCGCGTGGCAGTACCGATGGCCTTCGTTGGTGATGGGGAAGGTCCACGGCGTCTACGACCTTCCCGGCATGTCCTTCGGCACCCCGGATCCGAAACAGCCCGCGGCCGAGGCCGTCGCCGAGTACTTCGGCCGGTTCGAGCGCACCTACGACCTTCCGGTCCATCGGCCCGTCGACGTCCTGTCGGTGAGCG is a genomic window containing:
- a CDS encoding XdhC/CoxI family protein codes for the protein MRDVLDELHRRWAAGETVGVGTVVATFSSAPRSPGAAMLVAPDGTVTGSVSGGCVEGAVYELAQQVVAERAPVLQRYGVSDDDAFAVGLTCGGIIDIYVQHIDRDSMPELGEVVESVHSGQPVAVVTVIEHERDGLVGEHLVVWPDRVAGSLGSSRMDDAVVDDARGMLAGGRTGTLHYGPDGQRRGEGMTVFVNSFEPPARLLVFGAIDFAAAMAKMGAYLGYQVTVCDARPVFATKSRFPDADEVVVDWPHRYLKAEAEAGRVDGRTAIAVLTHDPKFDVPLLEVALRLDVGYVGAMGSRKTHDDRFARLREAGVTEAELERLSSPIGLDLGARTPEETAVSIAAEIIALRWSGSGSRLAELSGRIHG
- a CDS encoding xanthine dehydrogenase family protein subunit M, which produces MIPAPFEYVAPSTVDEAISALAEAGEDAKVLAGGQSLLPVLRMRLATPTTLVDLGKVAELRGVREDGDVLVIGSMTTHYDVQRDALVAEHAALLKAATDTVADPQIRHRGTFGGALAHADPAGDLLAPVLALGCELVVAGPGGRRTVAAADFFQDMFTTALAADELLVEVRVPKHTGWHAHYEKFNRVAQAWSMVAVAACVRTEAGTIEEARVALTNMGSTPVRAAGVEEALVGCAATAEAIRGAAERAAEGTNPTADGNSDVEYRQHLARVLTGRAVLAAAGS
- a CDS encoding Lrp/AsnC family transcriptional regulator; amino-acid sequence: MPLDEIDHRLLDLVQADAARPLHDLGDAIGLSPSAVQRRLTRLRAAGVIRAEVAVLDPETLGAGMTSVILVALTDDDEKSHTAFRERMLAEPRVQHCYSIVGQWDYVVVLLTPDLKASRYLSRKLFDKHVKRFETLPAFEVVKSSQAIPVPGVSRGSGR
- a CDS encoding threonine ammonia-lyase, with translation MTDIDLKLDNVAEAAKVIDPVFLDSPQYGDEQLNERLGRNVLVKIETLNPLRSFKGRGADYFAAGLEPGTTMVCGTSGNFGQAVAFAARKRGLRAEVFVPADISPVKLRRMKTLGARVRRVEGEAKDAAAAFAAEAPDRVFVVDGREPAISEGAGTIGLELAEAGRIDTVVLPVGDGALIAGVALWLKAHTPDVRVVGVGTTSARAMATSWRAGEPVTVDRVNSFAGGISIRTPEPESIRRMRSLVDDFVLVEDNDLRAAMRLGAETLGVLPEPAGAAGLAALTVHDIPGDLVATVITGANATWPREWLGRF
- a CDS encoding SRPBCC domain-containing protein, whose amino-acid sequence is MRLDHEFTVPAPVGEVWKAVVDPERVAPCMPGATVTEVDGDAFKGTVKVKLGPISLLYKGTGHFVEKDADARKVVIKAAGKDARGAGTASATVTLTLTEKDGVTHGAVATELAVTGKPAQFGRGMISEVGGKILDSFADCLSGKLATTPEPEKPQERPPLQAVKPMTEGEAIDLMEYAGGSVVKRVAPVLVALAGVLLVVAIVRAVTQRTK
- a CDS encoding xanthine dehydrogenase family protein molybdopterin-binding subunit — its product is MTSTIEPEVGKSRRRKEDERLITGRTRWTDNLTLPGMLHLAVLRSPFAHAKIVSIDVTEAKSAPGVVAVFTGKDLDPEGAIGMPCAWPITPDMKSPRRPILASDTVNFAGEGVAVVVARTSAEAHDALEMIDVDYDELPVVLGLENALAEGAPLVHEDLATNRNAFWVFDSADAGTGSSVEDAISNSEVVLKRRFRQQRLVPAFMEPRACVVDPTGNQLVMWSATQVPHILKTMTAATLGLPEHKVRVIAPDVGGGFGGKIAVLPEEMMSTLIAQRLGKPVKWTESRSETMVAAHHGRDQIQDITITANRDGTVTGLKVELLADMGAYLGLVGPGVPILGAFMFNAIYKFPAYHFACTNVFTNTTLTDAYRGAGRPEATFGIERMMDELAVELGMDPMEIREKNWIKHEEFPFTTVAGLTYDSGNYEAATAKAKELFDYDGLRREQKERRESGDPVQLGIGISTFTEMCGLAPSRVLGSLDYAAGGWEHAEIRVLPTGKIEVITGASAHGQGHETAWSQIVADKLGVPFEDIEVIHGDTQSSHKGLDTYGSRSLVVGGIAVVKAADKVLAKAKPIAAHLMECAEDDLEFSAGKFSVKGTDSSTSIQDIAWAVFSAHNLPDGVEPSLDSSDTFDPENFSFPHGTHLCAAEVDTETGRVRLRSYVCVDDVGVAVNPLIVEGQVHGGLAQGIAQALFEEAVHDEGGTLTTGTFADYLLPSAADLPSFTTDRTETPSTTNPLGAKGVGEAGTIASTPAVVNAVIDAVRHFGVNDIEMPLTPMRVWHAIQHGSAAAGGLGSEAGGGLGSIDATGGAQ
- a CDS encoding (2Fe-2S)-binding protein yields the protein MRITVTVDGTSYTDDVEPRTLLVHHLRERLGKVGTVVGCDTSNCGACTVHLDGHSVKSCSVLAVQADGCEVTTIEGLARDGELHPVQKAFHENHALQCGFCTPGMIMQSIDLLADNPDPDEQAVREGLEGNLCRCTGYQNIVRAVRDAAHEMRPGAGPEAERLASDTASHVGAGGE
- a CDS encoding vWA domain-containing protein — encoded protein: MSDPLAGFVGFAEALREAGLPCDAHRVRAYLEAVGEIDLADPDQLYWAGRLTLCADPDDLPRYDAAFDGWFAEKETGSRRRGREAAPKRARIATLAQAGQGESAADPDELRVAASEEEVLRHRDLAGLSVAERAHLRELLAKLRPALPLRSSPRRRAARRGTLDPSRTLRAMLAGGGEPVRLAYRRKGVKPRRVVLLIDVSGSMGPYADSLLRFAHVVARRAPGRVEVFTLGTRLTRVSRQLRLRDPEHAMLAAAAAVPDFAGGTRLGETLRAFLDRWGQRGVARRSVVTVFSDGWERGDPGLLGEQLARLRRLAHVVFWVNPHAGRAGYAPVQSGIVAALPYLDRLLAGHSLATLERLLVEIADA